The DNA segment ATGGCGCTCCATGGCGTCCAGGACGCGCTGGAAGCGGTCGCGGCGCATGCGCTCGAAGTCTATAGGGCTACCGGTATCGCGGGCGATGAGGCCTGTAGTCACGGCGAGTCCTCGCCGAAGAGCAGGTTGTTCGTGGCAAGCCAGCGCAACAAGAGGCCCCCTCTCTTTGGTTCTCTCCCACCGGGGGAGAGAGGGAAAGCGCGGGCGATGAGGCCTGTGGTCACGGGCGGCCTCCCCAGGGGGTGTAGGGGAAGGTGCTGAGGAGATCGGGCGGGCCGCTTTCGCTGACGACGACGGTGTCTTCGCTGCGATAGCCGCCGACGCCGTCTTCGTAGATGCAGGGCTCGATGACGAGGAGCATGCCAGGCTGCATGACGATGGATTCATCGAACCGGGCGCCGAGGTTGGTGCCGATCATGGGCATCTCCGCGCTATCGAGGCCGATGCCGTGGAGGATGTAGAACTGCTCCAGCCAGGGCTTCTTGTTCCCGGCGGCCTTGACGGCGGCGCGGGCGATATCGCCGCCGGTTTTCCCGGGGCGCGCCGTGTCCATGACGGCTTGAGTGACTTCGCGCCAGATCTTGTATTTATCGGTGAGGCGCGCAGCGGGCTTAGGCGTGAGGGAGCAAATCCAGGTGCGCCCGAAATCGGAGCCGTAGCCCAGGTATTCGATGCCGGAGTCCACCATCATGAGGTCGCCTTCACGGAGGATGCGGTCGGTGGTGGGGATGGGGAAGGCGAGGTCGTTGAGGAGCATGTGGGGACCTTGCTTGAGCCACTGAGGCGTGACCATCCAGATGGGGTCTATGTGATTGCCCGTGGCGCCGAGCTCGAGGATACGCTTGAGGAAGATGCCGCTGAGATCGCTCTGGCGCATGCCTGGCCTGAGGGCGGCGAGGACATCGCGCATGGCGGCATCGTTGATGTGTTCGGCGGCGCGGAGGCATTCGACTTCGTCCTTGGTCTTGCAGAGGCGCGCCATGCCGGTGGCGGGGCCGGCATCAACGAGCGTTGATTCGGAGAGGAGCTCGGGGAGGAGCGCGTAGGAAGCGGCGGTGTAGCCGTCCACGCCGACCTTGGCGCGGAGGAGCGGGCCGAGGAGGCGTTTGAGGGTCGCGGCCATCTGACGAACGCCGACCTCGAACTCAGGGAGGAAGGGCGGGTGGATGTGATCGGCGGGCAGGTCGGGCGGCGCGCCTTCCGGGTAGGGCGTAAAGAGGTGGGGCGGCTTGCCGTCGCGGGTGAAGACGGCGAAGGTAGGGAGGTAGTGCTCCCGGGAGGAATCGGCGAGGAGGGAGCGGGCGCCGGTGGCATAGGTGACGTTGGCGCGGGAGCTGAGGATGAGGACGTCAATATCGGTGCGATCCATGGCGGCGATGAGCTTTTGCCGCCGCTCGCGGCGCATGCGCGGAACATTGATGCGCTCTGCGATGGTCGCTCTTGGCATAGCGCTCCTCTAGGCGACTACCAGAATGCGCCGCCGTAATCGGGCTCGACTGCAGGGATGCGGAGGCCCAGGGGTTCGAGGGAGAC comes from the Chloroflexota bacterium genome and includes:
- a CDS encoding aminopeptidase P family protein, which produces MPRATIAERINVPRMRRERRQKLIAAMDRTDIDVLILSSRANVTYATGARSLLADSSREHYLPTFAVFTRDGKPPHLFTPYPEGAPPDLPADHIHPPFLPEFEVGVRQMAATLKRLLGPLLRAKVGVDGYTAASYALLPELLSESTLVDAGPATGMARLCKTKDEVECLRAAEHINDAAMRDVLAALRPGMRQSDLSGIFLKRILELGATGNHIDPIWMVTPQWLKQGPHMLLNDLAFPIPTTDRILREGDLMMVDSGIEYLGYGSDFGRTWICSLTPKPAARLTDKYKIWREVTQAVMDTARPGKTGGDIARAAVKAAGNKKPWLEQFYILHGIGLDSAEMPMIGTNLGARFDESIVMQPGMLLVIEPCIYEDGVGGYRSEDTVVVSESGPPDLLSTFPYTPWGGRP